CGCCGAAGTCCAGGCAGTAGAACTGGACTTCGCGCGGGGTGTGGGTGAGCGCGAGCGCCATGATGAGGCTGCGCAGGACGGTTGACTTGCCGCTCTGTGAACCGCCCGCGACGGCGACATGGCCGCCGGCTCCGGCGAGGTCCACCACGAGCGGGTCGCGGCGCTGGTCGAAGGGCTTGTCGACCAGGCCGACCGGGACCCGGAGCTTTCCGGCGCCGATCCAGCGGGACGCGTTCAGACCGCGGTCCGGGTCCTCGGCCAGACCGCCGAGCAGGACGTCCAGCGGGGACGCGGTGTCCAGCGGCGGCAGCCACACCCGGTGTGCGGGCGGCCCGGAGTCGCGCAGCCGGTCCAGGGCCACCGCGAGCAGGCTCTCGGTGCTCTCCTCCGCCTCGGGTTCCGGGGCGGCGATCGCGGCCGGCGCCGGAGCACGCGGCACGATGTAACCCGTCGACCAGGGCACCACCTGCGTGGCCACCCGGGCCTGCGCGACCGCGCCGCCGCGCCTGCGGTAGGGGCCGGAGACGTACGCGGCGCGGAAGCGGGTGAGCGCCTCGATGCCGGACTTGAGGTAGCCGCTGCCGGGCTGGGACGGGAGTTCGTAGGCGTCGGGGACACCGAGGACACCCCGGGACTCCATCGCGGAGAAGGTGCGCAGACCGATCCGGTAGGAGAGGTGCGACTCCAGCTGGTGCATCCTGCCCTCGTCCAGGCGCTGCGAGGCCAGCAGCAGATGCACGCCGAGCGACCGGCCGAGGCGGCCGATCATCACGAACAGCTCCATGAACTCCCGGTGCGAGGCGAGGAGTTCGCTGAACTCGTCGACGACGACGAACAGGCTGGGCATCGGGGCGAGATCGGCGCCGCCGGCCCGCGCCTTCTCGTACTCCAGGGCCGACGTGTAGTTGCCCGCCGACCTCAACAGCTCCTGGCGGCGGATGAGTTCACCGTGCAGCGCGTCCTGCATGCGCTCCACCAGGGCGGCCTCGTCGGCGAGGTTGGTGATGACGGCGGAGGTGTGCGGGAGTTCGTCCAGGCCGAGGAAGGTCGCGCCGCCCTTGAAGTCCACCAGGACGAAGTTGAGTGTTTCGGAGGAGTTCGTCAGCGCGAGACCGAGGACCAGGGTGCGCAGTAGCTCGGACTTGCCGGAACCGGTCGCGCCGATCAGCATGCCGTGCGGGCCCATGCCGCCCTGCGCGGACTCCTTGATGTCCAGCTCGACCGGCCGACCGTCGGCGCCGACGGCGACCGGGACGCGCAGCCGGGCCGAGCCGGTGTGCCGCCGCCAGATCGTGTCGGGGTCGAGCCGGTGCAGGTCGGCGATGCCCAGCAGGGTCGTCAACTCGGTGTCGTTCGAGAGGGGTTCGACCGCGTCGGAGGAGAGAGTCATCCGGTACGGCGCGATCAGCCGGGCCAGCGCCTCGGCGGCGACCGGACCCACCCGGTCGGGGCGGCCCAGCACCGTGGCCTGTTCCTTGCGGCTGCGGTCGGTGCGGACCAGGGAGACCGAGTCCGGGGCGACGTCGAGGCGCAGGGTGGTGCGGCCGGGGCGCCAGGTGAGGCTGTCGGAGAGGTCCAGGACGACGGCGTTGCGGAAACCGGGGCCGTCGAAGCGGTGTCCCGCCGGGATGCTCGCGCCGTCCACGATGACGACCACCAGCGGCTCGTCACGGCCGGGCACGGCGTCGGGGTCGAACGCGGGCCGTTCGGAGAACTCGCTGCCGAGCTGGTCCTCCAGGTCGGTGAAGGCGGAGGCCACCATGCGCAACGGACCGGCGCCGTCGGTCTCCTGGGGGTGCTGGTTGTGGGGCAGCCACTTCACCCACTCCCATTCGGCCCGTACCTCGTCACCGGCGCAGACCGCGATCCACAGCTCCTCCGGCGGGTGGAACAGGGCGAGTTGGGCCAGCGCGGCGCGCAGCATCCCGCGCGCGGCGTCGTGGTCGCCGTGCACCAACACCCGTGACCAGGACCGCAGATACAGCGCGATCGGCTGGCCGGGAACGGTGCTGTAGGCGCGGATGAAGCGGCGCAGCGCGTGCGCGCACAGCGGTTCCAGGTCCTCAACCGGCTTGCTGGACACGGGAGTCAGCCGCATCGCGAGCTGCTGGTCGCCGACCGCTATCCGCACCTCGCCGAAGTCCTCGTCCTTGACCCGGCGCTCCCACAGCCGCGTCGTGCGGACCATCGTGCGCAGCACCCGGGGTTCGGGATGACGCCAGGCCAGCGCGAGCTGCTGCTCGACCACGGCACGTTGCACCGTACGCCGACTTTGCGCCAAGTAGCGCAGATAGTCGCGGCGTTCACCGCGCAGCCGCTGCTTGCGGTCGCCGGCCTTGCGCATGACCTGGCCGATCATCATCGCGCCTGCGGCCATCACCATCATGCCGAGCGCGATGTACATGAAGACACCGCTGGACTGGCCGCCCGACCGCAGGAACAGCATCATCATCGAGACCGACATCATGGCCATCGGCAGATACGTCCACACCGCGGACGTGTCCGGGACGGTCTCCATGAGGGTCGGCGGTTCCTGGAGGACCAACTCGCCTGCGGGCATGTCGGGTCCGCGACGGCGGGCAGGACGACGGAACAGGACCACGCTCAACGCTTGGGGCTCCTAACGGACTTCACGCACCGTGGCGGCATGTGGGGGCATGCACCGGAACGGGCCTCGGCACTGGCACGGTGGAGGACGCTGTCAACACCGTTGGTGGGGGCTCCCGTTGACACGCGTCGTAGGGAGTGTCAGTAGTGTGCACCCCGTCAACTCTGTACGTCCATGTCACCCCCCGCTTCACCGGCACCGTGTTTCCCTCGGTTCCCCCCACCCCGCACGCCGCGCCGCGTGCCCCCGTTTCGATGTCCAGGAGACGTGAGCCCCGGAATGACCGACACTTCCGTGACCGGCCTGTGCCATCTGACCGTGCGCGCTCCGGCCCGCACCATCGACCTCGCCGTGCCGTCCGACGTGCCGGTCGCCGACCTGCTGCCCACCGTGCTGCGGTACGCGGGGGAGGAGGCCGAGGAGACCGGTCTCGAACACGACGGCTGGGTACTCCAGCGCCTCGGCGGCCGGCCGCTCGACGACGAGGCGACGCTCGCCTCCCTCGGGCTGACCGACGGCGAGGCGCTCCATCTGAGGCCGCGCACCGAGGCGTTGCCCGAGGTACGGCTCGACGACCTGGTCGACGGCATCGCCGCGGTCACCCGGGACCGGCTGCACGGCTGGAGCCCCGAGGCGGCCCGGCGCCTGCTGCGCGGCCTGCTCGCGGTGGCGGTGCTGGCGGGTCTTGTCCTGCTGGCGCTGCCGGGCGCCCCGGCGTCGCTGCGCGCGGCGACCGCCGTAGGCACCGGTCTGCTGCTGCTGGCCGGGGCCGCGTCGGCGAGTCGGGCCGTGGACGATCCGGCGACCGGCGTGATCCTGGGCCTGCTCGCGTCACCGGCGCTCGCGCTCGCGGGCTGGCTGGTGCCGGGCGGTGAGCTGAGCGGTCCGCAGGCCCACCAGGTGCTGGGGGCACGGCTGTTGGGGGCGGCGGCGGCCTGGGCGGGCGGCGCGGTCCTCGCCCTCGCGGCCTCCGCGGCCCGCACTCCGCTGTTCCTGGCGTCGGCGCTGGTGGCGCTCGCCACGGCGGTGGGCGGTGTGCTGATGACGGTGTTCGACGTGCGGGTGGCGGCCGCGGCCGGTGTCGTCGCCTCGCTCACCGTGCTGCTCGGCGGTCTGGTGCCCTCGCTGTCGTTCAAGTTCGCCGGGATGCGGATGCCCGCGCTGCCCACCAACGCGCAACAGCTCCAGGAGGGCATCGAGCCCTACCGGGGCAACGACGTCGCCGTACGCACCGAGCTCGCCGGCGAGTGGATGACCGCGCTCTACGGCGCGACGGGAGTCCTCTCGTCGGCCTGCCTGGTGGCCCTGGCCCGCCGCCCCAGCCTCCCCGCGCTGCTGGTCGCGCTGGTCCTGTCGCTGCTGCTGCTCCTGCACGGCCGGGGCCTGGTGAACACCGCGCAGCGGCTCGTGCTGGTGCTGCCGGGCGCCTGGGGCCTGCTGCTGCTCGCGTTCGGCTGGGGGCTGCGGCTGTCCGGCACCGAGCGGACGCTGCTGGTCGCGGGCCTGCTCGCGGTGGCGGGGACGCTCACGGTCGCGGTGTGGACCGTACCGGGACGGCGCCTGGTCCCGTACTGGGGGCGCGCGGCGGAGATCCTGCACTCCCTGCTGGCGATCGCCCTGCTGCCGCTGACCCTGTGGCTGCTGGGCGTCTTCGGCACCCTCCGCGGCATGTTCGGCTGACCGCCCGCCAGGGCCGAGCGAACCAGAACACGAACGACCGAGCCAGGAGGAAAGCGTGCGGTCGAAGCGCGACCAGGTGCAAGCGCACACGTTCATGATGGGCCGTCTGACCTCGGGCATGCTGCTGGCCGACCCGGACGCACCGGAGAGCCCGCTGGGCCGTACCAGCCGGGGCGCGCTGGTCGGCCTGATCGTCGGCGTGCTGTTCTGCGCCGGGGCGCTGGTGTTCGGGCTGCTCAGGCCCGGCGGCAACGACGCCTGGCGCACGGGCGACACCCTGATCGTCAACAAGGACACCGGCGCCCGCTACCTGTACGCCGACGGCAGGCTGCGCCCGGTGCGCAACTACGCCTCGGCCGTGCTGATCGGCGGCGCCGACCTGAAGACCACGTCGGTCGGCTCGAAGTCGCTCGCGGGCACCCCGGTCGGCCGGCCGGTCGGGATCACCGGCGCCCCCGACTCCGTACCGGGCACCGGCGACCTGGAGTCCTCGCCGTGGGAGGTCTGCTCGACCGGCTCCGGCCTCCAGACGACCCTCGTGCCGGGTGCCCCGGTGGCGACGGACCCGGTCGGCGCGAAGTCGGCGCTGGTGGTCAAGGGCCCTGACAAACACACCTACTTGGTGTGGCAGGGCAGCCGCCTGGAGCTGGACGAGGACTCGGGCGCCGCGGAGTCCCTCGGCTACGCGCCAGTGACACCGCGCCCGGTCTCGGCGGCCTTCCTGGACGCCCTGGTGACCGGCCCCGACCTGGCCACCCCGAAGGTGGACGGCCGCGGCACCACCGGGCCCGAACTGGGCGGCAGGGCCACCCGGATCGGCCAGGTGTTCCGCGTGGTCGCGGGCTCCGGCAACCAGGAGTACCTCCTCCAGAAGGACGGCCTGCACCCGGTCACGGACACCCAGTCCGCGCTGCTGCTCGGCGATCCGGACACCCGCAAGAAGGCCTACGACGGAGGGGCGCCGAACGTCGTCACCATCGACGTGTCCGACCTGCGCGCCCACCAGGCACCGGGCTCGGCCGGCACCGACCCGTCGGTCGCCGGGCTGCCGGACACCCCGCCGAGCGCGCTGGCGCTGGCGGCGGGGCAGTCGGTGTGCGCCCAGGTCGACCCGGCCGACGGACAGGTGCGGGTGACCTCGGTACGGGTCGCGGAGACCGCGCTGTACCCCGAGGCCCAGGCGGACCCGACGGCGCTGACCGCGGCCTGCGTGAACGTGGACCGGGTGGTGGCGCGGCCCGGACACGGCGCGCTGGTACGGGCGTTGGGCGCGGCCGGTGAGACCGTCGGCGACACCACCTTCCTGGTCGGTGACGACGGCGTGAAGTACCGCATCCCGGACGCGAACGCCCTCGCGGCGCTCGGCTACGGCGGGGCCACGCCGGTGAAGGTGCCGTCCACCCTGCTGTCGATGCTGCCGACCGGGCCCGAACTCAGCGCCCGGGCGGCGGCGTCGGACTCCGGCTCGGTGGGCGGAGGCGCGGGCGGCGCGGCGGCGCAGTGCGGCACGGGGGCCGGTGCCGGGGCCGGCGGACGGTCCGGCATCGCGGCCGGACTTCCCGCGGTACCCGGACAGCTCCCGGCGGGCGGTTCCCTCAACTCGGCCTCGGGGGCCGGGAACTGACGGATTCACGCCGATGGAGATCGTGTTCACGCCAAACTGGATTCACTCCAGAACCGGCGACCATGGAACCGCGTGTTCCGGTCAAGTTGCTTACCGGTAAAAGCATCTGAACGGAAGCGGTACGCAAGCTCAGATCTTCCTCAGTTCGTTGTCAGCGCAACTTCCGCCAATCTAGGCTCAGTTGCACCTGTACATCAGATCGACTTACGAAAGGTGGGACGATGGCTGGAGATGGCCAGCAGTCAAGCGAAGGTTCGACCCGGAACGGAATCCAGGCCCTGGAGAGCGCCTTCAGCGGCATCGTGAAGATCCGTCAGGACGTCGACAGCACCCGTTCCACCCTGGGCAGCGGCTACCAGGGCAGCGACGGCGGCCAGTACGGCCAGCTCCTCGCGCAGTGGGACGGCCAGTGCAACGTCATCCTCAAGAACCTCGAGGACGTCATCGACCGGCTGAACCAGAGCCTCGTGGAACACAACAAGACCCAGGGTTCCTCGAACGACTCCATCAACCAGGCGTACAACGCGGCGCAGTCGGCCTTCGACCAGCTCGCCGGCTGACCTCGCGTCACGTCCGATCCCCCCATCGCGCAAGACTCATCGCGTTAGAGAGGCAAGCTGTGGCAGACAACCTGTCCGACGGTGTCATCTACGTCAGCTACAACCACATGTCGAACGCCGCGGACGACATGGTGGCGCAGACCAAGGCGATCGCCCAGACGCTGTCCAACCTCGAGGCGGAGCTCAGCGAGCTGTCCAAGACCTGGTACGGAAACGACGCCGACACCTACCGCCAGAAGCAGGCGGCCTGGGACGGCGCGGTGCAGAACATGGAGACGCTGCTCACCTCGCACTCGCAGCTCCTCAACGAGATCTCCAGCAGCTACAAGTACAGCGAGAACTCGCTCAGCCAGATGTGGTCCGAGGTCACCATCGGCCGCTGAGCCGGCCGGCCCCCACCGCACCGACCGGTCCCCTCGCGGTCGGTGCGGTCCAGGCTCCTTCCCGTTCCGTCGCCGCGCCGTACGCCAGGGTCGGCGCGTTCCGCCCGCGGAGGCACCCATGGCAGATCTGACCCACCTCGACTCGACCGCGCTGAAGAACTTCAAGAACACCGACGTCGCGGACTTCATCACCGATCTGGTGAACATCCGCAAGGACAACGCGGGCGTCCGGTCCCTGAAGAACCTGATCGCCGAGACCGGCGCCGGCTCCGCCCAGGGCCTCGCCAAGATCCTGCGCATCGGCCTGATGAACGGCGGCGACAGCTCGGACCCGGTCGGCGGGTCCACGCTGGTGGAGGCGCTCAAGACGCAGGCGACCGCGCTGGACAAGATCCTCACCGGTCAGAAGACGCTCTTCGACGACATCGACGACGCCCTGGACGAGACCATCACCACCCTGCTGAAGACACAGGGCGACAGTCTCGACTCGATCGACGGCGAGAAGCTGCTGGACATCTTCGACACCGTCGACGGCGACATGAGCGGCAGCGACTCGAAGACCTCCTGAGGCCGGGTCCGCGGCCCGCCGGCTCCCGCCGGGCCCCGGGCCCCGTCCCCCGGAACCCCCCGCCCAGTCCCCCTCCTCCTTCGCAGCGGAGTCCGCCCCATGGCCGAAACCACCACCGGGACCGCCAACTACGACCCGGACGACTACTTCGCCCAGGCCGTCACCGACTTCACCGGCTACACGCTCCCGGCCCGGTCCACGCTGTTCGACAAGCTGAGCAGCTCGTCGAACGACGACTTCGGCAACCTCAAGCTGTTCCGGATGGACATCCAGGGCATGAGCATGAGGTCGGTGACCGCGGCCGACTACTCGGCGATCGGCGGCTGGCAGGTCAACAAGGGCGAGGACTACGACCTGGCCTTCTACGACGCCGGCGGGGACGGCGCGCACAACAGCGTGTCGATGAAGAAGGCCCGGATCGTGATGATCGGCGTCACCGTCGACGGGAGCGGCCGCGCCACGCTCTGGAGCGGCGGCGAGGTCACCGGCGGCGGCGCCTTCGAGGGCTCGTACTCGCACGTCCAGTGGGACTCGGGGCCGATGGCGCAGTACATCTCGGGCAGCAAGCTGGTCCTCGACCACATCCTGGCGTCGCCGTACTCGACCCAGGGATTCGAGTACAGCGGACTGTCGGTCATCGACGCCAACGCCGTCGACATGCTCTCCTTCGAGACCACCGGCCAGTCCTTCGACCGGGTGGTGCAGTTCTTCAAGGACCACTCGGACATCGTCGACAAGTGGATGACCTCGCTCGGCGAGGACCAGGCGGCCTGGAAGGGCAAGGCGGCCAGCCTCTTCTGGCATCTGCTGGACGAGCTGAAGACCAACTACAACGGCTACGTCTCGCAGTTGGGCGGCAGTGACTACACGCCGACCAACACCACCCTCGGCGGCTACGCCCCGAAGTCGAAGCTGAGCGACGCGCTGGCCGCCGCGCAGACGGCGCTGAAGCAGGCGATCACCGATCTGCAGACCGCGTGGAACGACTGGGCGTCGGACGGCCAGCACGACCCGCACTACCACGCGAAGAAGATCCTCGACGAGATCAGCCAGTGGGTCATCAACAACAACATCAACCACGTGCTGTCGAAGTCGACCACCACCACCAGCCAGTACGGAACCTCCACCTCCACCAGCTACTCCACGGACGCCAACTTCAAGCAGTCCGTCCCCGAGTACGGCGACCTCACCCAGCACACCACCTGGCAGAAGATCGCCGACGCCGCCGTCAAGAGCTGGTCGGACCACGCGGACGCCAAGCTCAAGCAGCCGTCCATCGACGCGCTCAGCAATGTGAAGAACGCCTGGGCGGACGTCGAGGACGCCTTCGCCAACGAGGTCACGAACAAGAACAACGAGACGCTCTCCGAGGTCCTCCAGAAGGAGGAGAACGAGATCGCCGAGGAAGAGGCGAAGGAGAACAACGACAAGCTCAACGAGAACCTGAACAACCTCGGTGACAACCTCAACAACCTCGGCGACAACTTCAACAACCTCAACGACAACCTGAACGACAACCTCAACAACCTCGGGGACAACCTCAACAACCTGAACGACGGCCTGAACGACAACCTCAACAACCTCGGTGACGGCCTCAACAACCTCGGCACGAACCTCAACACCAACCTGAACGACAGCCTCAACAACATCGGCGACGGCCTGAACTCGAGCCTCAACAACCTGAACGACGATCTCGGCAACAGCCTGAACAACGTCGGCAGCGGGCTCGACGACCTCAACAACCTCAGCACCGACAACCCGCTGAACGGCGACGGTACGAACGGCAACGACCTGAGCAACCTCGCCAGCACCATGCTGAACGGCCCGTCACTCCTGAACAACGGCAACGACCCCACCAAGGACGGCTCGACCACGCTCAACTCCCCGACCGGGGGCAGCACCCAGCTCAACGGCGACGGCAGCCTCACCACGACGTTCCCGGACGGCTCCACCCAGACCATCGACCCGTCGACCGGCCTGGTCACCACCACGAACCCGGACGGCACCACCTCGGTCTCGCAGCTCAACCCGGGCAGCACCATCACCAACCCGGACGGTTCGACGACCACGCTCAACGACGACGGCACGCTCACCACCAAGTTCCCGGACGGCACGAGCCAGACCCTCAACCCGGACACCGGCCAGGTCACCACCACGAACCCGGACGGCACCGTCAGCACGTCGACGCTCAACCCGACCGACGGCTCCTTCACCACCCCGGACGGCTCGACGGCCCAGCTCAACTCCGACGGCACGCTGACCACGAAGTTCCCGGACGGCTCCACCGAGACGCTCAACCCGGACACCGGTCAGGTCACCGTCACCGACCCCTCGGGCAACGTCACCACCACGCATCTCAACCCGGGCGACTCCTTCACCAACCCGGACGGCTCGACCACCACGCTGAACGACAACGGCACGCTGACCACGAAGTTCCCGGACGGCTCCACCCAGACCCTCAACCCGGACACGGGCCAGCTCACCACCACCGACCCGTCGGGCCACACGACCACCACCGACATCGACGGCAGC
The nucleotide sequence above comes from Streptomyces sp. N50. Encoded proteins:
- the eccB gene encoding type VII secretion protein EccB; translation: MRSKRDQVQAHTFMMGRLTSGMLLADPDAPESPLGRTSRGALVGLIVGVLFCAGALVFGLLRPGGNDAWRTGDTLIVNKDTGARYLYADGRLRPVRNYASAVLIGGADLKTTSVGSKSLAGTPVGRPVGITGAPDSVPGTGDLESSPWEVCSTGSGLQTTLVPGAPVATDPVGAKSALVVKGPDKHTYLVWQGSRLELDEDSGAAESLGYAPVTPRPVSAAFLDALVTGPDLATPKVDGRGTTGPELGGRATRIGQVFRVVAGSGNQEYLLQKDGLHPVTDTQSALLLGDPDTRKKAYDGGAPNVVTIDVSDLRAHQAPGSAGTDPSVAGLPDTPPSALALAAGQSVCAQVDPADGQVRVTSVRVAETALYPEAQADPTALTAACVNVDRVVARPGHGALVRALGAAGETVGDTTFLVGDDGVKYRIPDANALAALGYGGATPVKVPSTLLSMLPTGPELSARAAASDSGSVGGGAGGAAAQCGTGAGAGAGGRSGIAAGLPAVPGQLPAGGSLNSASGAGN
- the eccCa gene encoding type VII secretion protein EccCa; the protein is MPAGELVLQEPPTLMETVPDTSAVWTYLPMAMMSVSMMMLFLRSGGQSSGVFMYIALGMMVMAAGAMMIGQVMRKAGDRKQRLRGERRDYLRYLAQSRRTVQRAVVEQQLALAWRHPEPRVLRTMVRTTRLWERRVKDEDFGEVRIAVGDQQLAMRLTPVSSKPVEDLEPLCAHALRRFIRAYSTVPGQPIALYLRSWSRVLVHGDHDAARGMLRAALAQLALFHPPEELWIAVCAGDEVRAEWEWVKWLPHNQHPQETDGAGPLRMVASAFTDLEDQLGSEFSERPAFDPDAVPGRDEPLVVVIVDGASIPAGHRFDGPGFRNAVVLDLSDSLTWRPGRTTLRLDVAPDSVSLVRTDRSRKEQATVLGRPDRVGPVAAEALARLIAPYRMTLSSDAVEPLSNDTELTTLLGIADLHRLDPDTIWRRHTGSARLRVPVAVGADGRPVELDIKESAQGGMGPHGMLIGATGSGKSELLRTLVLGLALTNSSETLNFVLVDFKGGATFLGLDELPHTSAVITNLADEAALVERMQDALHGELIRRQELLRSAGNYTSALEYEKARAGGADLAPMPSLFVVVDEFSELLASHREFMELFVMIGRLGRSLGVHLLLASQRLDEGRMHQLESHLSYRIGLRTFSAMESRGVLGVPDAYELPSQPGSGYLKSGIEALTRFRAAYVSGPYRRRGGAVAQARVATQVVPWSTGYIVPRAPAPAAIAAPEPEAEESTESLLAVALDRLRDSGPPAHRVWLPPLDTASPLDVLLGGLAEDPDRGLNASRWIGAGKLRVPVGLVDKPFDQRRDPLVVDLAGAGGHVAVAGGSQSGKSTVLRSLIMALALTHTPREVQFYCLDFGGGTLSQLTGLPHVGGVAARLDTERISRTVAEVTAVLTQREQFFLDNGIDSMSTYRRRRAAGEFPDEPHGDIFLVIDGWSAVRQNFDQFIPTFNQIATSGLNYGIHLIVATARWLELTAPVRDQSATRLELRLGDTMDSVVDIRKASAVPQIPGRGLTVETKLHFLSALPRGDGSTDPETLSEGVADLVDRIASAWHGPRAPQVRMLPHRLPAAELPEPQLGDGVSLKIALGQDEETLGTVWHDFSRTPHLVAVGDTESGKTNLLRLVADSVVARYTPAEARILVVDYRRGLVDAVPEEYRLGHAVALEALKQLVGGSAKALRTRVPGQEITPARMRQADWWTGPRLFVLVDDYDMVGGGTVMDHPFAPLFEHLALGHELGLHVVVARSATGAGRGLNDQLLRRMDEVNTPGILMSCSPSEGYVFGNVKPRVLPPGRALHIVRRKPSLIQTALAAGATEE
- a CDS encoding type VII secretion system-associated protein; the protein is MADLTHLDSTALKNFKNTDVADFITDLVNIRKDNAGVRSLKNLIAETGAGSAQGLAKILRIGLMNGGDSSDPVGGSTLVEALKTQATALDKILTGQKTLFDDIDDALDETITTLLKTQGDSLDSIDGEKLLDIFDTVDGDMSGSDSKTS
- a CDS encoding WXG100 family type VII secretion target, with the translated sequence MADNLSDGVIYVSYNHMSNAADDMVAQTKAIAQTLSNLEAELSELSKTWYGNDADTYRQKQAAWDGAVQNMETLLTSHSQLLNEISSSYKYSENSLSQMWSEVTIGR
- the eccD gene encoding type VII secretion integral membrane protein EccD; this translates as MTDTSVTGLCHLTVRAPARTIDLAVPSDVPVADLLPTVLRYAGEEAEETGLEHDGWVLQRLGGRPLDDEATLASLGLTDGEALHLRPRTEALPEVRLDDLVDGIAAVTRDRLHGWSPEAARRLLRGLLAVAVLAGLVLLALPGAPASLRAATAVGTGLLLLAGAASASRAVDDPATGVILGLLASPALALAGWLVPGGELSGPQAHQVLGARLLGAAAAWAGGAVLALAASAARTPLFLASALVALATAVGGVLMTVFDVRVAAAAGVVASLTVLLGGLVPSLSFKFAGMRMPALPTNAQQLQEGIEPYRGNDVAVRTELAGEWMTALYGATGVLSSACLVALARRPSLPALLVALVLSLLLLLHGRGLVNTAQRLVLVLPGAWGLLLLAFGWGLRLSGTERTLLVAGLLAVAGTLTVAVWTVPGRRLVPYWGRAAEILHSLLAIALLPLTLWLLGVFGTLRGMFG
- a CDS encoding AAWKG family protein (Members of this family are unrelated to eukaryotic Tcp10, although some members contain a repetitive region similar to a C-terminal repeat region of Tcp10.), with amino-acid sequence MAETTTGTANYDPDDYFAQAVTDFTGYTLPARSTLFDKLSSSSNDDFGNLKLFRMDIQGMSMRSVTAADYSAIGGWQVNKGEDYDLAFYDAGGDGAHNSVSMKKARIVMIGVTVDGSGRATLWSGGEVTGGGAFEGSYSHVQWDSGPMAQYISGSKLVLDHILASPYSTQGFEYSGLSVIDANAVDMLSFETTGQSFDRVVQFFKDHSDIVDKWMTSLGEDQAAWKGKAASLFWHLLDELKTNYNGYVSQLGGSDYTPTNTTLGGYAPKSKLSDALAAAQTALKQAITDLQTAWNDWASDGQHDPHYHAKKILDEISQWVINNNINHVLSKSTTTTSQYGTSTSTSYSTDANFKQSVPEYGDLTQHTTWQKIADAAVKSWSDHADAKLKQPSIDALSNVKNAWADVEDAFANEVTNKNNETLSEVLQKEENEIAEEEAKENNDKLNENLNNLGDNLNNLGDNFNNLNDNLNDNLNNLGDNLNNLNDGLNDNLNNLGDGLNNLGTNLNTNLNDSLNNIGDGLNSSLNNLNDDLGNSLNNVGSGLDDLNNLSTDNPLNGDGTNGNDLSNLASTMLNGPSLLNNGNDPTKDGSTTLNSPTGGSTQLNGDGSLTTTFPDGSTQTIDPSTGLVTTTNPDGTTSVSQLNPGSTITNPDGSTTTLNDDGTLTTKFPDGTSQTLNPDTGQVTTTNPDGTVSTSTLNPTDGSFTTPDGSTAQLNSDGTLTTKFPDGSTETLNPDTGQVTVTDPSGNVTTTHLNPGDSFTNPDGSTTTLNDNGTLTTKFPDGSTQTLNPDTGQLTTTDPSGHTTTTDIDGSDLPSSSIDTSGLNGNGIDTSGIDTSGLNNGNSLDTSGLNTSGLNSGGLSGGSLNSSSGGLDSSLDGGYDDYDSTPYTGGPLRSDSLDTAALGASTAEQSASSGTPLNPMGMGGMGGMGGGGMGGGGGGGQGGTSERTRAVLTDPSNGATRRGRTNRAANVDEDEDVVYTRPTTSSAPYPVGGPGGNGAGQNGRSTESGDRARDAWLTEDEDVWGTDEGGSPAVIGR